A genomic window from Candidatus Cloacimonadota bacterium includes:
- the nuoF gene encoding NADH-quinone oxidoreductase subunit NuoF, with translation MKYYRSHVLVGINETSVAAGVHNFLKTLRAELSKSGLSDEINILETGPLGFFGKGICLTVYPDNVNYENLKEEHIPQLVQEHFLKGRPVPSLMLESAGKFSPKLNYNQRIVLRNSGIIDPENIDDYIGAGGYEAWEKALTQMDAKQIVEEVKNSGLRGRGGAGFPAGVKWSFTAPLDAEQKYVVVNADEGEPGTFKDRLIMEGDPHQLLEGIMICARAIGATKAYIYIRGEYKLCIERLQKAIDACKNYGIIGTNIFESGFDLDIQIKIGAGAYVCGEETALIESLEGNRGHPRWKPPFPGVKGLWQAPTVVNNVETLANVPFIISKGAEEFKKYGTPECPGTKVYTILGDVSYPGLCEVDMGSTLRTIINDYAGGMKRGFKFKAALVGGAAGMILSERLLDVKMDLASLNQYSAVLGSGAILVMNEHQSIVDMLWSILRFFRHESCGKCAPCKNGTQQLYRLITKIKKGEGNMDDVELMLSIAETMQQTSFCALGQSPIMAIRSAIDNFRDEFIAITQK, from the coding sequence ATGAAATACTATCGGTCTCACGTGCTGGTAGGCATCAATGAAACCTCCGTTGCTGCCGGAGTTCATAACTTTTTAAAAACTCTGAGAGCAGAGCTTAGCAAATCCGGTTTAAGTGATGAAATAAACATTTTGGAAACTGGTCCTTTGGGGTTCTTTGGTAAGGGTATATGTTTAACCGTATATCCAGATAACGTAAACTACGAAAATCTCAAAGAAGAACATATTCCGCAACTGGTTCAAGAACACTTTCTTAAGGGACGCCCAGTTCCAAGTTTGATGTTAGAATCTGCCGGAAAATTTAGCCCCAAATTGAATTATAATCAACGCATTGTGCTTCGTAATTCTGGCATCATTGATCCTGAAAACATCGATGATTACATTGGTGCCGGAGGTTATGAAGCATGGGAAAAAGCACTTACTCAGATGGATGCCAAGCAAATTGTGGAAGAAGTTAAAAATTCCGGCTTGCGCGGTCGTGGCGGTGCTGGTTTTCCAGCCGGAGTAAAATGGAGCTTTACTGCTCCCTTGGATGCAGAGCAAAAATACGTAGTTGTTAATGCAGACGAAGGCGAACCTGGAACATTTAAAGATCGCCTTATTATGGAAGGTGATCCTCACCAGCTTTTAGAAGGAATCATGATTTGTGCCCGCGCAATTGGTGCCACAAAAGCTTACATATACATTCGCGGTGAATATAAGCTCTGCATAGAGCGCTTGCAGAAAGCTATAGATGCTTGCAAAAATTATGGCATTATTGGCACAAACATCTTTGAAAGCGGTTTTGATTTGGATATTCAAATCAAAATCGGTGCCGGAGCTTATGTATGCGGAGAAGAAACTGCTCTGATAGAATCCTTGGAAGGAAATCGCGGTCACCCACGCTGGAAACCACCATTCCCAGGCGTAAAAGGACTTTGGCAGGCTCCCACAGTAGTAAACAACGTGGAAACTCTGGCAAACGTACCTTTCATCATCTCCAAGGGCGCTGAAGAATTCAAGAAATATGGAACCCCAGAATGCCCCGGAACCAAAGTATACACCATACTTGGAGATGTTTCTTATCCCGGTCTCTGCGAAGTTGATATGGGCTCCACATTGCGCACTATCATCAACGATTATGCAGGTGGCATGAAAAGAGGCTTCAAATTCAAAGCTGCATTGGTAGGTGGAGCTGCAGGCATGATCCTCTCTGAACGTCTATTAGATGTAAAAATGGATCTTGCCAGCCTTAACCAATACTCAGCCGTTCTTGGAAGCGGTGCAATTCTTGTTATGAACGAGCACCAAAGCATCGTAGATATGTTGTGGAGTATTCTGCGTTTCTTCCGTCACGAATCATGCGGAAAGTGTGCCCCCTGTAAAAATGGAACTCAACAGCTCTATCGCCTTATTACCAAAATCAAGAAAGGTGAAGGTAATATGGACGATGTAGAGCTCATGCTTTCTATTGCCGAAACCATGCAACAAACTTCCTTCTGCGCATTAGGTCAATCCCCAATTATGGCCATACGCAGTGCAATAGATAACTTCCGTGATGAATTCATCGCGATAACCCAAAAATAA